From one Acipenser ruthenus chromosome 21, fAciRut3.2 maternal haplotype, whole genome shotgun sequence genomic stretch:
- the LOC131699002 gene encoding E3 ubiquitin-protein ligase znrf3-like, with protein MMISPRSGVHCVTDSVAVVVFLVATSLGTVLAKDTAFVEVVLFESSPNGDYTTYTTGLQGRFAKAGAVISAEGEIVQMHPLGLCNNNDEEDLYEYGWVGVVKLEQPELDPSCLTVLGKAKRAVQRGATAVIFDVSENPDAIDQLNQGSEDPLKRPVVYVKGVDAVKLMNIVNKQKVARARIQHRPPQQPTEYFDMGIFLAFFVVVSLVCLILLIKIKIKQRRSQSSMNRMAIQALEKMETRKFKSKSKVHREGSCSASDTLSSSSTADCAICLEKYIDGEELRVIPCAHRFHKKCVDPWLVQHHTCPHCRHNIIEQKKGNPGPICVEPGNPPHSRQQRVVLPVHYPGRVHRTGQIAYPTRTSMDPHGNPITLLTVDQHGEQNLYPAQSSGFVQSYPPIHLDRSMNPHHCSGEHRPAYPQPHTFKRRNFSRPACFSQYETMYQHYFFQGLSYPQTEGQPGTGPHKGPAQAFQQGMLFPTVVHMAPATSSHLGERGSTSSFSCYHGHRSVCSGYLADCPGSDSSSSSSGQCHCSSSDSMLDCTEVSNQGVYGSCSTFRSSLSSDYDPYVYRSRSPCRGAASEAGTGCPPAPQDDPSASSSHDCLRPPPRATFFSGDQLSGCSLEPNYSSHSSLEPRETNTTTSNGALEGVEPELRGWKKGAEEGQQGPTCSCCFEIPPTAAAAAASESKGMAVGRALFVDGARCNRGAEPRTHLGSAPQNLYSVNMDHLCRAEPGSSEGLPCCFYEETSVHRNNGGCYAEDVAMSVQYPRTDVEPASSQSQRIPIIPEDTDCELDQGPAQAGEGRTGARGESSELYFPSETFGSRMCPLEEEERALFHNNRPSFHEAQGNAAGSLTSHPLEEECPAAPTL; from the exons ATGCACCCTCTGGGACTCTGTAACAACAACGATGAAGAGGATCTCTACGAGTACGGCTGGGTGGGCGTGGTCAAGCTGGAGCAGCCCGAGCTGGACCCCAGCTGTCTCACAGTTCTGGGGAAG GCAAAAAGAGCAGTCCAAAGAGGAGCCACTGCAGTCATCTTCGATGTCTCTGAAAACCCTGATGCGATTGATCAG TTGAACCAGGGCTCAGAGGATCCACTCAAGAGGCCTGTGGTGTATGTGAAAGGAGTGGATGCCGTGAAGCTCATGAACATTGTGAACAAGCAGAAAGTGGCGAGAGCGAGGATCCAGCACCGGCCGCCTCAG CAACCCACAGAGTATTTCGACATGGGGATCTTCCTGGCCTTCTTCGTGGTGGTGTCCCTGGTCTGCCTCATTCTCCTCATCAAGATCAAGATCAAGCAGCGTCGGAGTCAG AGTTCCATGAACAGAATGGCTATCCAGGCGCTAGAAAAGATGGAAACAAGAAAGTTCAAGTCAAAGAGCAAAGTTCATCGAGAGGGTAGCTGCAGCGCCTCGGACACACTGAGCAGCAGCTCCACTGCCGACTGTGCCATCTGCCTGGAGAAATACATTGACGGAGAG GAGCTCCGAGTCATCCCCTGCGCTCACAGGTTTCATAAGAAGTGTGTGGATCCATGGCTGGTGCAGCATCACACCTGCCCGCACTGCAGACACAATATCATTG AACAGAAAAAGGGAAACCCTGGACCCATCTGTGTGGAGCCTGGCAATCCTCCCCACAGCCGGCAGCAGAGGGTGGTTCTTCCGGTCCACTACCCCGGGCGAGTGCACAGGACCGGCCAGATCGCCTACCCAACCCGGACCAGCATGGATCCCCACGGCAACCCCATCACTCTCCTGACAGTGGACCAGCATGGGGAGCAGAACCTGTACCCGGCGCAGTCCTCCGGCTTCGTCCAGAGCTACCCACCCATCCATCTGGACCGCTCTATGAACCCCCACCACTGCAGCGGGGAGCACCGGCCCGCCTACCCCCAGCCCCACACCTTCAAGAGGCGCAACTTCTCTCGGCCTGCCTGCTTCTCGCAGTACGAGACCATGTACCAGCACTACTTCTTCCAGGGCCTGAGCTACCCGCAGACTGAGGGCCAACCAGGAACCGGACCACACAAGGGCCCCGCCCAGGCTTTCCAGCAGGGCATGCTATTCCCCACGGTGGTCCACATGGCCCCCGCCACGTCTTCCCACCTCGGGGAGAGAGGCAGCACCTCCAGCTTCAGCTGCTACCACGGGCACCGCTCGGTGTGCAGTGGTTACCTGGCGGACTGCCCTGGcagtgacagcagcagcagcagctcggGGCAGTGCCACTGCTCCTCCAGCGACTCCATGCTGGACTGCACCGAGGTGAGCAACCAGGGGGTCTATGGGAGCTGCTCCACCTTCCGCAGCTCGCTGAGCAGCGATTACGACCCCTACGTGTACCGGAGCAGGAGCCCCTGCCGGGGGGCGGCTAGCGAGGCCGGGACTGGCTGCCCACCCGCTCCCCAGGACGATCCTTCTGCCTCTTCCAGCCATGACTGCCTCCGGCCCCCACCCCGGGCTACATTTTTCTCAGGGGACCAGCTGTCCGGCTGTAGCCTGGAGCCCAACTATAGCAGCCACTCTTCTCTGGAACCCAGGGAAACCAATACCACTACCTCAAACGGTGCCCTTGAGGGCGTTGAGCCAGAGCTCCGAGGCTGGAAGAAAGGGGCTGAGGAAGGGCAGCAGGGGCCAACCTGTAGCTGCTGTTTCGAGATCCCACCCACCGCTGCTGCTGCGGCCGCCTCAGAGAGCAAAGGGATGGCGGTGGGCAGGGCCTTGTTTGTAGACGGGGCTCGTTGCAACCGGGGGGCGGAGCCCAGGACCCATTTAGGTTCCGCCCCTCAGAACTTGTACAGCGTTAACATGGACCATTTGTGCCGGGCAGAGCCGGGGAGTTCTGAAGGGCTGCCTTGCTGTTTCTATGAGGAGACAAGCGTTCACCGAAACAATGGGGGCTGTTATGCAGAGGACGTTGCCATGAGTGTCCAGTACCCACGGACCGACGTGGAGCCCGCCTCCTCACAGAGCCAGCGCATACCTATCATCCCAGAGGACACGGACTGTGAACTGGATCAGGGACCTGCTCAGGCAGGAGAGGGCAGGACAGGGGCCCGAGGCGAGTCCAGCGAACTTTACTTCCCCTCTGAGACATTCGGCAGCCGGATGTGCCCCCTTGAGGAAGAGGAGAGGGCTCTTTTTCACAACAACCGTCCCAGTTTCCATGAAGCACAGGGGAATGCTGCAG GGTCATTAACATCACACCCATTGGAGGAAGAGTGCCCAGCAGCTCCCACCCTGTGA